One segment of Triticum aestivum cultivar Chinese Spring chromosome 2A, IWGSC CS RefSeq v2.1, whole genome shotgun sequence DNA contains the following:
- the LOC123187937 gene encoding F-box only protein 13 codes for MAAAVASSGGRKRKCEELSAPELGQLHEDMLERVLARLPPASFFRLRGVCRRWREAAGSPAFLAACARVPARDPWFLMLSDQQEEEEPRPPCPAVAFDAAEKTWAQCRAAPGPVPVAAAGGLVLYRAPETGALTVANPLSGVSRALPPPPPAATDALYAVAMYGSPYRVVLILGELPHLSMAVFDSSKNAWEDAVPLSRKTEASPADTRAPHDDDDIDEDMDGDGDGAVYYLSKSGDVMVSSTQRSASRQYSSAVTCRSDGGEAVAYFLSHSGAVVACDLARRVFAELPRILPVHFEYSIDVVACGGRAYVVVLSEYLDTASLRLWEFSDGAWRHVAAMPPAMSHALYGKKADVNCVGHGGRVMVCVSSGDAGANGCFMCDVGSNAWEELPRCAGGDGEAMDFVAAFSFEPRMEAAV; via the coding sequence atggcggcggcggtggcttcgaGCGGCGGTAGGAAGCGCAAGTGCGAGGAGCTGTCTGCGCCTGAGCTTGGGCAGCTCCACGAGGACATGCTCGAGCGcgtcctcgcgcgcctcccgcccGCCAGCTTCTTCCGCCTCCGCGGCGTGTGCCGGCGCTGGCGCGAGGCCGCGGGGTCGCCTGCCTTCCTCGCCGCCTGCGCGCGCGTCCCCGCCCGGGACCCCTGGTTCCTCATGCTGTCCGAccaacaggaggaggaggagccgcgcCCTCCCTGCCCCGCCGTGGCGTTCGACGCCGCCGAGAAGACCTGGGCGCAGTGCCGTGCCGCCCCTGGCCCCGTGCCGGTGGCCGCGGCGGGCGGGCTCGTGCTCTACCGCGCGCCTGAAACCGGCGCGCTCACCGTGGCCAACCCGCTCAGCGGCGTCTCCCGGgcgctcccgccgccgcctccggccgcaaCAGACGCGCTCTACGCCGTGGCCATGTACGGATCACCCTACCGCGTGGTCCTCATCCTGGGCGAGCTTCCGCACCTGTCCATGGCGGTGTTCGACTCCTCCAAGAACGCGTGGGAGGACGCCGTGCCTCTGTCGCGCAAGACAGAGGCCTCGCCCGCGGACACGCGAGCGCCGCACGACGACGACGACATTGACGAGGAcatggacggcgacggcgacggcgcggtcTATTACCTGAGCAAGTCCGGCGACGTGATGGTGTCGAGCACGCAGCGCAGCGCGTCGAGGCAGTACTCGTCGGCCGTGACGTGCCGCAGCGACGGCGGTGAGGCCGTGGCCTACTTCCTGAGCCACTCGGGCGCGGTGGTGGCGTGCGACCTGGCGCGCCGCGTGTTCGCCGAGCTCCCGCGGATCCTGCCGGTGCACTTCGAGTACTCGATCGACGTGGTGGCGTGCGGCGGCCGGGCCTACGTGGTGGTCCTCTCGGAGTACCTGGACACGGCGAGCCTGCGCCTCTGGGAGTTCTCGGACGGCGCGTGGCGGCATGTGGCCGCGATGCCACCGGCCATGTCGCACGCCCTGTACGGCAAGAAGGCGGACGTGAACTGCGTGGGGCACGGCGGGCGCGTGATGGTGTGCGTGAGCTCCGGCGACGCGGGCGCCAACGGGTGCTTCATGTGCGACGTGGGGAGCAACGCGTGGGAGGAGCTGCCGCGGtgcgccggcggcgacggcgaggccatggacttcgtggccgccttctccttcgagccgaGAATGGAGGCCGCCGTCTGA